From the genome of Hydrogenophilus thermoluteolus, one region includes:
- a CDS encoding U32 family peptidase: MEIALAPLPYFWTKQATFEFYARIAETAVDRVYLGEIVCPRRQTLKVADWLAIATLLRDAGKTVVLSGYTLIESTSQIKWLRKLCDSGWPLEANDLTMVALLEAANISDWTAGAQLNIYHGDTLRTFAAMGASRWVPHHELSREDLSHLVPLAHSLGMTTEITVWGPLALAHSSRCFTARRYGRPKDDCGFLCQQWPEGLLIETQEGDHFLRMNGVQTQSARWWSLLDRLDEVCALADAVRIVPNLNDTIAAIEAVAAWRDATPTPDAPWIDPQRCCNGYWFGKAGHEWIADHG, encoded by the coding sequence ATGGAAATCGCGCTTGCGCCCCTTCCCTATTTCTGGACCAAACAGGCGACATTCGAATTTTATGCGCGAATTGCCGAAACCGCAGTCGATCGCGTCTATCTGGGCGAAATCGTCTGTCCGCGGCGGCAAACGCTCAAAGTTGCCGATTGGCTCGCCATCGCCACCCTGTTGCGCGATGCCGGCAAAACAGTGGTTCTTTCGGGATACACCCTGATCGAATCGACCAGCCAGATCAAGTGGTTACGAAAACTGTGTGATTCCGGCTGGCCGCTGGAAGCCAACGATCTCACCATGGTTGCGCTCCTGGAAGCGGCCAATATCTCCGATTGGACGGCTGGCGCGCAGCTCAACATCTACCACGGAGACACCTTGCGTACCTTTGCTGCGATGGGTGCGAGCCGTTGGGTACCCCACCACGAATTGAGTCGCGAAGACCTATCGCACTTGGTACCACTTGCCCATTCACTGGGCATGACCACCGAAATTACCGTCTGGGGACCCTTAGCGCTCGCCCACTCATCGCGCTGCTTCACCGCACGCCGGTACGGGCGCCCCAAAGACGACTGCGGGTTCCTGTGTCAACAATGGCCCGAAGGGCTCCTGATCGAAACGCAGGAAGGGGATCACTTTCTTCGTATGAACGGTGTCCAGACCCAGTCGGCGCGTTGGTGGTCACTTCTTGACCGACTCGACGAAGTGTGCGCGCTGGCCGACGCCGTTCGGATCGTGCCCAACCTCAACGACACGATAGCGGCGATCGAAGCGGTTGCCGCATGGCGCGACGCCACTCCCACTCCAGACGCACCATGGATCGACCCGCAACGGTGCTGTAATGGTTACTGGTTTGGCAAAGCCGGACACGAATGGATCGCCGATCATGGCTGA
- the ppc gene encoding phosphoenolpyruvate carboxylase: protein MNDLRTEKDAPLRAEIRELGKRLGDTIRTEHGEAIFSLVEAIRQASVAIHRGDTDPTSLETLLHGMTRDEAIVVIRAFTLFSHLANIAEDQHHLRRARAHAIAGSPAKEGSLAHAVAALERAGVSRTALTQFLATACVRPVLTAHPTEVQRQAVLAREQEIAHWLAERDRVALTPEERAEVDAAIERAIRTLWLTRLIRPTRISVLDEANNVLNYFRSTFLPQLPKLYRRLARLVGRWAETPFLQIGSWVGGDRDGNPFVTAEVLRAAVIRNAAAALESYLDAVHRLGGTLPLAAGLSPVTPELDALAEQAGSPSPHRADERYRLALIAIYARLAATYQQLVGHLPRRLPSVELPPYPSAEAFAADLETIHGSLTAAGLSEIADGALAELRTAVRVFGFHLAHLDLRQNSAVHEAVIAELIAAAHPDVDYRRLPETERVALLRRELATARPLTNPDWSYSATTQSELEIFRTARWAHDTIGPRVIEQYVISKTDAVSDILEVAMLLKEVGLLQPWRNHLAVDIVPLFETIADLEAAPQILRDLYALPEYRAWVAARGNRQEIMLGYSDSNKDGGFVTANWALYRAQQTLVATAEQIGITLRLFHGRGGSVGRGGGPSYQAILAQPKGAVAGQLKLTEQGEVIAAKYANPELGQRNLEVLVAATIEASLLGKDGSAPDPRFETVMAELSDHAFRAYRALVYETEGFETFFWEATVIEEIAHLNIGSRPASRAKSRNIEDLRAIPWVFSWSQARIMLPGWYGFGSAVEAWVHEAEQAGETAAARIALLQRMAREWSFFTAMLHNMDMVLGKSDLAIAERYVALVRDQALAQSIFARIRDEWSRTVRWLLTLTGQRELLDSNPLLKRSVQNRFPYIDPLHLVQVELLRRHRAGEDDPRLRLGIHLSINGIAAGLRNSG, encoded by the coding sequence ATGAACGACCTCCGTACCGAAAAAGACGCACCACTGCGCGCCGAAATCCGCGAGCTGGGAAAACGCCTGGGCGACACGATCCGCACCGAACATGGCGAAGCGATCTTTTCCTTGGTCGAAGCGATCCGTCAAGCGTCGGTAGCGATCCACCGTGGCGATACGGATCCCACTTCGCTCGAAACGCTCCTGCACGGGATGACACGGGACGAGGCGATCGTCGTGATCCGTGCGTTCACGCTCTTTTCCCATCTGGCGAACATCGCCGAAGACCAGCACCATCTGCGACGCGCCCGCGCGCACGCGATCGCCGGTTCGCCAGCGAAAGAAGGGTCGTTGGCGCATGCCGTCGCGGCGCTCGAACGTGCGGGGGTTTCCCGGACAGCGCTCACCCAGTTCCTGGCCACGGCGTGCGTGCGTCCCGTGCTGACTGCCCACCCTACCGAAGTCCAGCGCCAAGCGGTGCTCGCGCGCGAACAAGAGATCGCGCACTGGCTGGCCGAACGCGATCGCGTCGCGCTCACCCCGGAAGAGCGCGCCGAGGTCGACGCCGCGATCGAGCGGGCGATCCGCACCCTGTGGCTCACCCGCTTGATTCGTCCGACGCGCATTTCGGTGCTCGACGAAGCGAACAACGTCCTCAACTACTTCCGCAGCACCTTCTTGCCGCAATTGCCCAAACTCTACCGCCGGTTGGCGCGGCTCGTCGGCCGCTGGGCTGAGACCCCTTTCCTGCAGATCGGTTCGTGGGTGGGCGGCGATCGTGACGGGAATCCCTTTGTCACCGCCGAGGTGTTGCGCGCCGCGGTGATCCGCAACGCCGCGGCTGCGCTCGAATCTTACCTCGACGCGGTCCACCGACTCGGCGGGACACTGCCGCTTGCTGCTGGCCTGTCGCCTGTCACGCCCGAACTCGACGCGCTGGCCGAACAAGCGGGTTCGCCCTCTCCGCACCGCGCCGACGAGCGCTACCGTCTGGCGTTGATCGCGATCTACGCACGCCTGGCCGCAACCTACCAGCAACTGGTCGGACATCTGCCGCGGCGCCTTCCGAGCGTCGAACTGCCGCCCTATCCGTCGGCAGAAGCCTTCGCCGCCGATTTGGAAACGATTCACGGTTCACTCACCGCCGCAGGGCTTAGCGAAATCGCCGACGGGGCACTGGCGGAGCTGCGCACCGCGGTTCGCGTCTTCGGGTTTCATTTGGCGCACCTCGACCTGCGGCAAAACAGCGCCGTGCACGAAGCGGTGATCGCCGAACTCATCGCCGCGGCACATCCTGACGTCGATTACCGGCGCCTACCCGAAACGGAGCGGGTGGCGCTGCTGCGCAGGGAACTCGCGACTGCACGGCCGCTCACCAACCCCGACTGGTCCTACAGCGCGACCACGCAGAGCGAACTCGAGATCTTCCGCACCGCGCGCTGGGCGCACGACACCATCGGGCCGCGCGTGATCGAACAGTACGTGATCTCGAAGACCGACGCCGTCTCCGATATCCTGGAAGTGGCGATGCTCCTCAAAGAAGTGGGGCTGCTGCAGCCGTGGCGCAACCATTTGGCCGTCGATATCGTCCCGCTCTTCGAAACGATCGCCGACCTGGAAGCGGCGCCGCAAATCCTGCGTGACCTCTACGCGCTTCCCGAATACCGTGCGTGGGTGGCCGCGCGCGGTAACCGGCAAGAGATCATGCTGGGCTATTCCGATTCGAACAAGGACGGCGGCTTCGTCACTGCGAACTGGGCGCTCTACCGCGCACAACAAACCCTGGTGGCAACGGCGGAGCAGATCGGGATCACGCTGCGCCTCTTCCACGGCCGCGGCGGATCGGTGGGGCGCGGCGGTGGCCCCAGCTACCAGGCGATCCTGGCACAACCCAAAGGGGCGGTAGCAGGGCAACTGAAATTGACCGAACAGGGAGAGGTGATCGCGGCGAAATATGCGAATCCGGAGCTCGGGCAGCGCAACCTGGAAGTCTTGGTCGCCGCAACCATCGAAGCGTCGCTCTTGGGTAAGGACGGCTCGGCGCCCGATCCCCGTTTCGAAACGGTGATGGCCGAACTCTCCGACCACGCGTTTCGCGCCTACCGTGCGCTTGTCTACGAGACCGAAGGGTTCGAAACCTTCTTCTGGGAAGCGACGGTGATCGAGGAGATCGCGCACCTCAACATCGGTTCGCGCCCGGCGTCGCGCGCCAAGAGCCGGAACATCGAAGATCTGCGCGCGATTCCCTGGGTCTTCTCCTGGTCGCAAGCGCGGATCATGCTCCCCGGTTGGTACGGCTTTGGCAGCGCCGTCGAAGCATGGGTCCATGAAGCGGAACAGGCCGGCGAAACGGCAGCGGCGCGTATTGCGCTATTGCAGCGCATGGCGCGCGAATGGAGCTTCTTCACCGCGATGCTCCACAACATGGACATGGTGCTGGGCAAGAGCGACCTGGCAATTGCGGAACGGTACGTCGCGCTCGTGCGCGACCAGGCGCTCGCCCAGTCGATCTTTGCGCGGATTCGCGACGAATGGAGCCGCACCGTCCGCTGGCTCCTCACCCTCACCGGGCAACGCGAACTGCTCGACAGCAACCCGCTCCTCAAACGCTCGGTCCAGAACCGCTTCCCCTATATCGACCCGCTGCACCTGGTGCAAGTGGAGCTGCTGCGCCGTCACCGCGCGGGCGAAGACGATCCGCGGCTGCGTCTTGGGATCCACCTCTCGATCAACGGGATTGCCGCGGGGCTCAGAAACAGCGGGTGA
- the ubiU gene encoding ubiquinone anaerobic biosynthesis protein UbiU, which produces MELVCPAGNAAMLRAAVEAGADAVYLGLKNATNARHFPGLNFSPDELGASIAWAQQRGVRVFLAINTYPKEHNCSEWHRAIDHAAALGVDALILADLGLMAYARERFPELRLHASVQASATSAPALQLLARRFGVVRAVLPRVLSIDQVQQVARDAAPLEIEVFGFGGLCIMVEGRCSLSSYATGEAPNHQGACSPARFVSWEEKENGLEARLNGFLIDRYAPDEPAGYPTLCKGRFRVDGEIGYALESPTSLNTLDLLPQLKQCGVRAIKIEGRQRSVAYVRTVTQVWRRAIDALTANPERYTVQTAWQNELARISEGNQTTLGPYSRPWK; this is translated from the coding sequence TTGGAACTCGTCTGCCCTGCGGGCAACGCGGCGATGTTGCGCGCCGCAGTCGAAGCGGGCGCTGACGCGGTCTATTTAGGGCTGAAAAACGCAACGAACGCACGCCATTTCCCTGGGCTCAACTTTTCCCCCGACGAACTGGGAGCGAGTATTGCCTGGGCACAACAACGCGGTGTTCGCGTCTTTTTGGCGATCAACACCTACCCGAAAGAGCACAACTGCAGTGAATGGCATCGTGCGATCGATCACGCTGCCGCGCTCGGTGTCGACGCCCTCATTCTCGCTGACCTCGGCTTGATGGCCTATGCGCGGGAGCGTTTCCCAGAACTGCGCTTGCACGCCTCGGTTCAGGCTTCGGCCACCTCAGCACCGGCATTGCAACTCTTGGCACGCCGCTTTGGCGTCGTTCGAGCCGTCCTCCCAAGAGTCCTCAGTATCGATCAAGTCCAGCAGGTGGCACGAGACGCCGCACCGCTCGAAATCGAGGTCTTTGGTTTTGGCGGACTCTGCATCATGGTGGAAGGGCGTTGTTCGTTGTCGAGCTACGCAACCGGAGAGGCCCCCAATCATCAAGGCGCCTGCTCGCCGGCACGTTTCGTCTCGTGGGAAGAAAAGGAAAACGGGTTGGAGGCTCGCCTCAACGGCTTTTTGATCGACCGTTACGCACCTGACGAACCCGCGGGTTATCCCACCTTGTGCAAAGGACGCTTTCGCGTCGACGGGGAAATCGGATACGCGCTTGAATCCCCAACGAGCCTCAACACGCTCGACCTGCTCCCGCAGTTGAAGCAGTGTGGTGTCCGCGCGATCAAAATCGAAGGGCGCCAACGAAGCGTCGCTTATGTCCGCACCGTCACCCAAGTCTGGCGGCGTGCGATCGATGCGCTGACCGCAAACCCGGAGCGTTACACGGTTCAAACTGCATGGCAGAACGAACTGGCACGCATCAGCGAAGGAAACCAGACAACGCTGGGCCCTTATAGCCGTCCGTGGAAATGA
- the ubiT gene encoding ubiquinone anaerobic biosynthesis accessory factor UbiT has protein sequence MADPNRSRTPFFALLAQLPRYPANALFCHALNRHLLPFLNPETRRSLWDQPVRLIITDFPWQFDFALAPFGFRPLTGEMPPRVTFTAPLAVYCALIAQEEDSDTLFFQRRLRVSGDTALGLFIKNTLDALPREAVPALFFSLYPKCKPWLTTP, from the coding sequence ATGGCTGACCCGAATCGATCGCGCACCCCGTTTTTCGCGTTACTTGCCCAGCTTCCGCGTTATCCGGCAAATGCGCTTTTCTGCCATGCGCTCAACCGTCACTTGTTGCCCTTTCTCAACCCGGAAACGCGTCGTTCGCTCTGGGATCAACCGGTCCGCCTCATCATCACCGATTTTCCCTGGCAATTCGATTTCGCCCTAGCGCCCTTCGGGTTTCGTCCCCTCACCGGAGAGATGCCCCCGCGCGTTACCTTTACCGCGCCGCTCGCGGTCTATTGCGCACTCATCGCGCAAGAAGAAGACAGCGATACGCTCTTTTTTCAGCGTCGACTTCGGGTCAGCGGTGACACGGCGTTGGGGCTCTTCATCAAGAACACCTTGGATGCATTGCCGCGCGAAGCAGTGCCCGCCCTCTTCTTTTCACTCTACCCCAAATGCAAACCGTGGTTGACGACCCCATAA
- a CDS encoding ABC transporter permease yields MNGAFLAIARKEFRDRVRSRWVWVVAIVFALFSLAIAFLGGAAQGAVGIRSVEAAIASLTSLAIFLVPLIALVLGYDAVVGERERGTLDLLLSLPIPKRAIVVGKFLGLGAALAAATGVGLGAAGIVLALRVGWSVWSIWAQFALGCILLGLDFLAIAIWLSTWARDRSRASGAAIAVWFALILVFDLILLAAMVGLGAHPAGRWLPWVMLLNPADLFRVWGLASIGNVQALRGVSELFPSVVAQQPFWLAVALLGWTVGPLALAIRRFRHDGKEL; encoded by the coding sequence ATGAACGGGGCGTTTTTGGCGATCGCTCGGAAAGAGTTCCGTGACCGCGTCCGCAGCCGCTGGGTATGGGTGGTGGCGATCGTTTTCGCGCTGTTTTCTTTGGCAATCGCCTTCTTGGGCGGGGCTGCGCAGGGTGCGGTGGGAATACGCAGTGTCGAGGCAGCGATTGCGAGCCTGACCAGTTTGGCCATCTTTCTGGTGCCGCTGATCGCATTGGTGTTGGGGTATGACGCGGTGGTGGGGGAGCGCGAGCGGGGTACGCTCGACCTGTTGTTGTCGTTGCCCATTCCGAAAAGGGCAATCGTCGTCGGCAAATTTCTCGGGTTGGGGGCGGCGCTGGCGGCGGCAACCGGGGTGGGATTGGGCGCAGCGGGGATCGTTTTGGCTTTGCGCGTGGGATGGTCGGTGTGGAGCATATGGGCCCAGTTCGCGCTCGGATGCATCCTGCTCGGTCTCGACTTTCTGGCGATTGCGATCTGGTTGTCGACTTGGGCGCGCGATCGCAGTCGCGCGTCCGGAGCTGCGATTGCGGTGTGGTTTGCGCTCATTTTGGTCTTCGATCTGATCTTGCTCGCAGCGATGGTGGGGTTGGGCGCCCACCCTGCCGGACGTTGGTTGCCCTGGGTCATGCTGCTCAACCCCGCGGATCTTTTCCGTGTCTGGGGGTTGGCGTCGATCGGGAACGTTCAAGCGTTACGAGGGGTATCCGAACTTTTTCCCTCGGTGGTGGCGCAGCAGCCCTTTTGGTTGGCGGTGGCGCTGTTGGGTTGGACGGTTGGACCCCTCGCGTTGGCGATTCGCCGTTTTCGCCATGATGGTAAGGAGTTGTGA
- a CDS encoding ABC transporter ATP-binding protein: MATDSTHSNDVVVRAEHVVRRFGTKVAVADVSFTVNRQERFALIGHNGAGKSTLFRMMLSLLPPSSGTITLFGEPVTGRDDANQRAVRRMIGYLPEQVVLYDNLTAEETLRYFAELKGVVVDAHEIAERLDEVGLLRVAKQPVRGFSKGMRQRLGLAQALLGEPKLLFLDEPTSGLDPMGIRDFYQLVDRWQARGTTVVVSSHILAEIELRADRIAILAQGRLVSVGSVFELRQQAALPARLWVQARDASAVATLIASAERLGVTVDERTEMGVWFLWPSEKKERALAWLLEQREHWLDWAWRDATLEEVFFALALKEQTRQAEAEVA, translated from the coding sequence ATGGCCACCGATTCCACCCACAGCAATGACGTCGTCGTCCGTGCCGAACATGTCGTGCGCCGTTTCGGTACGAAAGTGGCGGTGGCCGACGTCTCTTTTACGGTGAACCGCCAAGAGCGTTTCGCGCTCATTGGTCACAACGGCGCAGGGAAGAGCACGCTTTTTCGCATGATGTTGAGTCTGTTGCCACCCAGCTCAGGAACGATCACGCTCTTTGGCGAACCGGTGACGGGCAGGGACGATGCCAACCAACGCGCAGTGCGACGGATGATCGGCTATTTGCCCGAACAGGTGGTGCTCTACGACAATCTCACGGCGGAAGAAACGTTACGCTATTTCGCCGAACTCAAAGGGGTGGTTGTCGACGCGCACGAAATCGCGGAGCGGCTAGACGAAGTGGGGTTGTTGCGGGTTGCGAAACAGCCGGTGCGGGGATTTTCCAAAGGAATGCGACAACGGCTGGGGTTGGCACAAGCGCTGCTTGGCGAACCGAAGTTACTCTTCCTCGACGAACCCACCAGCGGTCTGGACCCGATGGGAATTCGGGATTTTTATCAACTGGTCGATCGCTGGCAAGCCCGTGGGACGACCGTGGTCGTTTCCTCCCATATCCTTGCCGAGATCGAATTACGCGCCGATCGTATCGCAATCCTTGCGCAAGGGCGTTTGGTTTCCGTTGGTTCGGTGTTCGAACTTCGACAGCAAGCAGCGTTGCCCGCCCGCCTATGGGTCCAAGCGCGCGATGCAAGCGCTGTCGCGACGCTGATCGCGTCAGCGGAGCGACTCGGGGTGACGGTTGACGAACGAACGGAAATGGGTGTCTGGTTCTTGTGGCCGAGCGAGAAGAAAGAGCGCGCGCTGGCGTGGCTACTCGAGCAGCGCGAACATTGGCTCGATTGGGCATGGCGCGATGCGACGCTCGAAGAGGTCTTCTTTGCGTTGGCGCTGAAAGAGCAGACGAGACAAGCAGAAGCGGAGGTGGCATGA
- a CDS encoding nitrous oxide reductase accessory protein NosL: protein MRIRNARQWWGFWGTVLFSVGLLTACSSDSASNAAPKDFSEGDACVLDGMYLADFPGPKGQLRYADGRVDWFCDTVELLHTLLAPESVESITGAFVQDMAKADWERPRGHWIDARSAFYVFGSSRLGSMGPTAVSFAHRADAEVFARNYGGTVKTFAEVTAEDVRLDGAALHDDKM from the coding sequence ATGCGTATTCGAAATGCAAGGCAGTGGTGGGGCTTCTGGGGAACCGTATTGTTCTCGGTTGGCTTGCTAACTGCATGCTCTTCCGATAGTGCCAGCAATGCGGCACCGAAGGATTTTTCGGAGGGCGATGCCTGTGTGCTCGACGGCATGTATCTTGCCGATTTCCCCGGCCCCAAAGGTCAGTTGCGCTATGCCGATGGCCGAGTCGATTGGTTCTGCGACACGGTTGAGCTACTCCATACCTTGCTGGCGCCGGAGTCGGTGGAATCGATCACGGGTGCATTCGTTCAGGACATGGCGAAGGCCGATTGGGAGCGACCGCGCGGTCATTGGATCGACGCGCGCAGCGCGTTCTATGTCTTCGGCTCTTCGCGCTTGGGTTCGATGGGACCTACCGCAGTCAGTTTCGCCCACCGCGCCGATGCGGAGGTATTTGCCCGCAACTACGGTGGGACGGTGAAGACATTTGCCGAGGTGACGGCCGAGGATGTCCGTCTCGACGGCGCGGCGCTGCACGACGACAAAATGTAA
- a CDS encoding thioredoxin fold domain-containing protein: MLFLIVSPAFAAPTEPISKTHTEIPPATDLAADGAWSKTTRKPILLYFERRECPYCVRAQRYLESVAQSRRDRARFRRIEADRADLPLIDFQGNPTHHAAFARVMKGTLTPTVMVVDGDGKPLAPPLIGLPDESFYSYYLEQLIEDGEAQLQHAANR; the protein is encoded by the coding sequence TTGCTTTTTTTGATTGTATCACCCGCGTTCGCCGCGCCAACCGAACCCATCTCCAAGACGCACACGGAAATACCGCCCGCTACCGACCTTGCCGCGGACGGTGCCTGGTCGAAAACCACCCGCAAACCCATTCTGCTTTACTTCGAACGCCGCGAATGTCCTTATTGTGTCCGCGCACAACGCTATCTGGAAAGCGTCGCACAGAGCCGCCGCGACCGCGCTCGTTTTCGTCGCATCGAAGCCGACCGCGCCGACCTCCCGCTGATCGATTTTCAAGGCAACCCCACGCACCATGCCGCATTCGCGCGGGTGATGAAAGGGACGCTCACGCCAACGGTGATGGTGGTGGATGGCGACGGCAAGCCCTTGGCACCGCCGCTCATCGGGCTTCCGGATGAGTCGTTCTACAGCTACTATTTGGAACAATTGATCGAAGACGGCGAAGCGCAGCTCCAGCACGCTGCAAACCGCTGA
- a CDS encoding nitrous oxide reductase accessory protein NosL codes for MAGKEAAHRRREVVLTFASLVSAAAAGLWAYHFQAERAAQKAEEGAHCETDLEARTPPRPYDPARDGPNPLAPRSIPDEARCPICGMYPARYPRWAAQRIDSGGRVDFYDAPRDLVIHDQWLRQEKGVAEDRRVAAAIWVRDYCSETPSWVAADAAWFVWSPKIIGPMGRPEPAACATEQAARTLAEAKGGEVLRFADLYTRFRW; via the coding sequence GTGGCGGGGAAAGAAGCGGCCCATAGACGGCGTGAGGTGGTGCTCACGTTCGCGTCGTTGGTGAGCGCTGCAGCTGCGGGATTGTGGGCGTACCACTTTCAGGCCGAACGCGCAGCGCAGAAAGCGGAGGAGGGGGCGCATTGTGAAACCGACCTCGAGGCGCGAACCCCGCCCCGTCCCTACGATCCTGCGCGGGACGGTCCAAATCCTCTGGCGCCCCGCTCGATTCCAGATGAGGCGCGTTGCCCGATCTGCGGAATGTACCCGGCGCGTTACCCACGGTGGGCGGCGCAGCGAATCGACAGCGGGGGACGGGTCGATTTTTACGACGCGCCGCGTGATTTGGTGATCCATGACCAGTGGTTGCGACAAGAAAAGGGAGTGGCGGAAGATCGTCGCGTTGCCGCGGCCATTTGGGTGCGTGATTATTGTAGTGAAACGCCGTCCTGGGTTGCTGCAGATGCCGCGTGGTTTGTCTGGTCACCGAAAATCATCGGTCCGATGGGGCGTCCGGAGCCGGCCGCGTGCGCGACGGAGCAAGCGGCTCGGACGTTGGCTGAAGCCAAGGGTGGTGAGGTGTTGCGCTTCGCAGATCTCTACACGCGATTCCGGTGGTAG
- a CDS encoding nitrous oxide reductase family maturation protein NosD has protein sequence MIAHSSRFESRPHARWGVFLVLFGCAVVAGGWSVEARSAPPETPPAESSPTERFVADDAALQQALEEAPAGSVIRVAPGVYRGPLRIAKPLELRAAGRRTVIDGGLEGHVIEIIAPDVTVEGFIIRNSGGDVQAEHSGIRVQPGAHRAVIRNNVFSYVTFGVYVEKADYVRIEGNVITGKRDFLSPKRGNGIQLYNAQHAQVVGNDISFVRDGIYVDVSHDARFRRNRLHHLRYGTHYMNSYRNVWEENEVFFTRTGLALMEVRDQVVRNNRVWGNSDIGIMLRTLQNGVVEGNVTAGNGRGFFIYNTNYSVIRDNVVVDNQVGAHVSAGFTFNQVEHNDFIGNAQNIRYAGTRNLVWGEKAGNHWSQYVGWDRDGDGIGDVPYEAVGVVDRLLWRYPLAQVLFSSPALELIRYVSAQFPILKTPTVIDPKPHLKPIHQQGAAWYGHRFHPQQ, from the coding sequence TTGATCGCACATTCGTCCCGTTTCGAGTCGCGACCACACGCCCGCTGGGGGGTGTTCCTGGTGCTTTTCGGGTGTGCGGTCGTCGCGGGGGGATGGTCGGTGGAAGCACGCTCAGCACCGCCGGAAACGCCACCTGCGGAGTCTTCCCCAACCGAACGTTTCGTCGCGGATGACGCCGCATTACAACAGGCACTGGAAGAGGCCCCTGCGGGAAGCGTGATCCGTGTGGCACCTGGCGTCTATCGGGGGCCATTGCGTATCGCCAAACCGCTGGAGTTGCGTGCCGCTGGTCGCCGGACAGTTATCGACGGCGGTCTTGAGGGGCATGTGATCGAAATCATTGCCCCGGATGTCACGGTCGAGGGGTTCATCATTCGCAATTCGGGCGGTGACGTCCAGGCGGAACATTCGGGCATCCGGGTGCAACCGGGTGCGCACCGTGCGGTGATTCGCAACAACGTGTTCAGTTACGTTACCTTCGGCGTCTATGTCGAGAAGGCCGATTACGTTCGGATCGAAGGGAACGTCATCACCGGCAAACGCGATTTCCTCTCCCCGAAACGCGGCAACGGGATCCAGCTCTACAACGCGCAACATGCGCAGGTCGTCGGCAACGACATCTCGTTCGTTCGCGACGGAATCTACGTCGATGTCTCGCACGACGCGCGCTTTCGCCGCAACCGGCTGCACCATTTGCGTTACGGCACCCATTATATGAACTCCTACCGCAACGTGTGGGAAGAGAACGAGGTGTTCTTCACGCGAACCGGGCTCGCGTTGATGGAGGTACGCGATCAGGTAGTGCGCAACAACCGTGTCTGGGGGAATTCCGATATTGGCATCATGTTGCGCACCTTGCAAAACGGGGTAGTCGAGGGGAACGTTACTGCGGGTAACGGTCGTGGCTTTTTCATTTACAACACCAACTATTCGGTGATCCGGGACAACGTCGTCGTGGACAACCAGGTAGGGGCACACGTTTCTGCGGGGTTTACGTTCAACCAGGTCGAGCACAACGACTTCATCGGCAACGCGCAAAACATCCGCTACGCCGGAACGCGCAACCTGGTGTGGGGTGAGAAAGCGGGCAACCATTGGAGTCAATATGTGGGATGGGATCGGGACGGCGATGGCATCGGGGATGTGCCTTACGAAGCCGTGGGCGTCGTGGATCGTCTGCTGTGGCGCTACCCGTTGGCGCAGGTGCTGTTCTCTTCGCCTGCGTTGGAATTGATTCGCTACGTCAGCGCGCAATTCCCGATTTTGAAAACCCCAACGGTGATCGATCCCAAACCGCACCTCAAACCGATCCATCAGCAAGGAGCAGCGTGGTATGGCCACCGATTCCACCCACAGCAATGA